Within Ovis aries strain OAR_USU_Benz2616 breed Rambouillet chromosome 3, ARS-UI_Ramb_v3.0, whole genome shotgun sequence, the genomic segment GCACAGCCCTGCCCTGGAGAGGCCCCACCAGCCCTAATCACCTCAACTCCttgcctgccccccacccccaggccacaTTCCAGGAGGGGCCTCTGTGGCTTTCCCCTGGATAAGACTAATCCAGGCTGGATAGCCTGGgatgtgagggggtggggggtggggccagAACAAAGGGTGCTGTGTCCCAGGGTGCCAGAAGGTGACTTGCTGGTGGTCCCAGGCCTCAGTGACTGCCACCCCTCCCTCTCTGGGGAACTCACAGCAGAAATGAGCCTGGGCAGAGATGGGCGATATAGCCTGTAGGAGTTAGGGCAGAACTAAAGacttgcttgggcttccctggtggctcagcggtaaagaatctgcctgccaaaggagGAGAAAGATTCGATCCCTgtttcgggaagatcccctggaggaggaaatggcaacccactccaatattcttgcctgggaaatcccatagacagaggagccaggagggctacaggtcatggggttggagtcggacaggactgagcaactgagcatgagctcaagtctTGCTTAAAAGGAGGGATGTGAGGGGCTGGGAGTGAGCGAGGGCTCCCCACCGTTAGGACCTTCTGGACTTCCCAGTGCGAGGTCTCCATCCCAACCTGCCCCTGtgcacttcagtcactcagtcgtgtctgactgtttgtgaccccatgtaccacagcacgccaggcttccctgtccatcaccatctcccgcagcttgctcagactaatgtccatcaagtcgatggtgccatccaaccatcccatcctctgtcatccccttctcctccagcgttcaatcttttctagcatcagggtcttttcaaggagtcagctcttcacatcagatggccaaagtattggagcttcagcttcagcatcagtccttccagtgaacacccaggactgatttcctttaggatggactggttggatctccttgcagtccgagggactctcaagtgtgttctccaacaccacagttcaaaagcatccattctttggtgctcagctttctttatggtccaactctcacatccatacatgaccacaggaaaaactgtagctttgactagatggacctttgttggcaaagtaatgtctcagctttttgatatgctgtctaggttggtcatggtcAACCTGCCCCACCCTGTCCCCTAAATCAGACTCTGCCAGGCCAGCTGATGTATTGTACTTGCTTTATTTCTCACCATTTACAAAAGTTAAACAGGGAGCTatgtggggtgggagagggggtgtGCAAGGGGCTTCTCCCCACTGGGACAGAGCGGGGGAAGAGTTTGAGGGGGCACAAGGTAGGCCTCTGGGGAGAGTCCGGAGTCCCTAGAGGGGAAGAAATGGTTCTGTTCCCTAATTCCGCCTGCTTTCGTTTGAAGGGCCTAGACCCTAGGCCAGTGCCCTTGGAACTGCTCAGGCTGGGGTGTGGTTTGGGGAGGGGCAGTCACCCCCCCGGTACCAGGGCCCCGGCTCCTTGgatccactgctgctgcttccGCTGCCGCCAGCTCCAGGCAAGCTGGGCAGGTGTGGGTGGCGGGGACGACCTCAGACTCCAGGTGGAGGAAGGCGCCTCAGCGGATGAGGGGCGCCGAGCGGTCATTGGTGACGGTAGGACGCAGTTTTACAGTAGCAAAGGGGTTCGTACCCCTaacaggggtggggggagaggagggagtgaGAAGGGCCAGGTGCCCAACTGGCTGGGGATCCAGGGGAGGCTTCTGGGCATCTGAGCCAGGCGTCCGCCCCTACCTCCTGTGCCCATGGGGTCACCTCCACTCAGGCCCACCGTGTCTCCCCCACAGCCCTCTGCCGAGCCCAGCCCCCTCTGACACTCGCTCGGGGACTCACCGAGGGAAGAGCTCTGGGGGTTGCTGCTCCCAGGACGCAAGTTTCTGCAGTGAGGGGGAGGGAGGATCAGGTTTGGTGGGGAAGGAGCAAGCGAGCCCCCCACccagctccccactccagcaGGGCAGAGGACTGGCCCAGAGGCCCCTCCAGTGCCAAGCTCCTGCGAGATGAGGTCAAGCACTTGAAAACACAAAATGCTGTGGGTGTTAGACTCAAGCAACCTCTGGGCCAAGTGCCGTCTCCCAGAACTAACACTGCCCGAGAGTGGGGAGCTTCTCCAGTGCTCCCATCTGGACCCTGGGGCTCCCCTCTGCTAGATGAATCTTTCCctgccaccctccaccccagACTCAAGAAGCCCATTCTGTCCTTCCCTGCACAGATGGGCAGGctgaggctgggctgggagggccCCTTCCAGCCAGCCAAGGGGTGGCAGGGAGGGTTGCCTGGTGTCCCTGCCCACTGGCCCACTGCCGGGTTGAGCGCAGGCTGCGAGAGGGGCCCACCTTGGCGTCACTGGCCACCCCCATGCTGCCCACACTACTCCGGCGGCTGCTGGACAAGGGTGTAGGCGCAGGGCTGGGGGTGCGACTCGGGACGCGGCTTGGGGTTCGGGAGCGGGACTGGCCATCCCAGTAGTCTGAAGATGCTGTGGAGTTGCCCGGCCGGTCCAGGAGGTCATCAAGACTGTGGCTACCCCGGAGCGGGTAGGACCTGAGTccagagaaaggagggaagagaaggtggTCAAGGGTTCAGGCCCTGCTGCATCCAATCCCATCTGCTGGGCCCCTGAGCACCCTACATCCTCTTCCCTTGGCCCTGGGTGAAAGGAGACTGTCGGCTTGGAGGCAGTCCTGAGAGGAGCCAGAGGGACGGACAATGAGCTCCAACCTGTAGCGAGATGGGGTCGCCCTTTCTCCAGGGGCCAAAGGAGGCTGGGCCCACTCAGGACCGCAGCTCAGAGATGCCCTCCCTGGTGGGTGGGGCCACTGCCCCCGCCACCCCCTGaagcccctgccccacctctgACCAGCGGTACCTGGAAGGCAGCTCATTCACAGGGCTCCTGGGGTTCATGGAGGTCACTGGGTTCAAGGGGTTCATGGGATTCATGGGCAGCTCTTCCAAAGGCTTCACATAGGCCTCAGGGAACCAGCCGCTCCTGTGGGGTGGAAGCAAAAGGCCCAAGAGCAGTGATCAAAATATCACTTCTAAGAAGGGTCGACTGTTACTGGGCACTGCTGTATGCCAGGCTTGGCTCAGAGTAACTCATTTCATTCTTTGAAGGAAGTCTTTGCCGTCACTCAAAGCCACCCGTCCAGACTCATGGGTCCtaccaggggctggggtgccTTAGAGAGGGGAGCTGGAGATCTGAGAAGGAAAGCATTGTATCTGAGAACATGGAGCGACAGTTTCATTCCCTACTCACTGAGCACCCACTACACGAGGGCCCATGGAGAGCCAGACGCAGTCCCTGCTCCCCTGGGGCTCCCAGCCCAGCAGGAGACAGATCCACAAACAGATGATTACGAGGGTGATGCCcaggggagagggtgggctggggtggggaccaGGCAGCTGTGGGAGCCCAGAGGAAGGAGCACCGGAGCCAGGGGTGCCTGACTGGTAACCCTCCACCCTGGGCCCCCTGGTTCCGGTGACTCCGGGCACCCTGCCCGTGGAGTCTTTGTCTGATTGGAAGCTCATTACTGCACCTTCAGAGCAGCCAGGGTCAAAGGAGAGACACTATGATCGATGTTCCCTAGCCTTTTCAGATTCCACGGAATCCATTAGATTTTTGCAGAACACCTGGGCAAGTGTTCTCCAAAGAGCCACTGTAGAAGCCCCACCTCAAACCTGATCAACAACATTCTCACCTAAAGGTAACCGGAAGCTATTTCAACTCAAACTGACAGAATAACACCATTTTCAGAACGTTTTAGTTCTCTTTTCACCATAATATGCCTACTGGTGAAACTTGCCATCGTTTTCCCTAACCTGAATCACAGAAAGAATAATGATGTCCCAGGACTGTGATTTGAGGCCTCTGATCTAAAAATCAGACctctgattttttaattaattaattttaattggagactaattacttgacaatattgcagtggtttttgccatacatcgacatgaaccagccatgggtgtacatgtgtcccccatcctgaacccccctccccatcccatccctcagggttgtccccgtgcaccagctttgagtgccctgtttcacaCATAGAACtcggactggtgatctgtttcacatacggtaatacacatgtttcaatgctgttctctcaaatcatcccatcccacagagtcccaaagtctgttctttatatctgtgtctcttttgttgtctcacagatagggtcatcgttaccatctttctcaattccatatatatgcgttaatatactgttcTAGGTGGTTTTATAATCAGGTCTTTCCAGGAGGTTGGCTACATGCCTGTTTAGGGAACTTTCAGGGCGGCACCCTGCTGCCCTCTGATGTGGGTCTGCAAAGCAGGTGTCTTTTCCACCACCTGTGTTCTTGGTCACGTCTCTACCCATTGGCTCCTCCTTCTGTTCCTTATCCATGCAGTCAtctgccatccacccatctatccacaCAATCATGCTGTCCAAGCGTCACTCATCCATGAGGGCAACCAGCTCAGGACCGCCAATCCACTAACCCATCCATCAGCACTtgccccctgcccacctctctgTCAATCCACTCACACACCTCTCCAATTAGTCTAGACCTATACCCCCCATCTGTTCATCTTCCCGTGCCCCCTTGCATCTGCCCATCTGCTCATAGGAACAAGCATCCACCTGCCCACAACACCCTCATCCAGTAACCATCTACTAACCCACGTGGTGAGCGCCCTCACACGCACCTGCTGACTCCTCTGTGGATGTTCCATTCATTCATCCCCTCTTCTTATCCTCACTTATTCCTCTCTCCTTAGCATGAGTGGGCCTGGGCACCACACAGTCTCACTCATAACACCCTGTTGGTGGGGCACTGCATGGCTGCAGCGagctcccaccttccctcttttcTCTGGCAGAAAGAGTGgtccctgctctcctccaggctTGCAGTGATTGCAGTGTACTCCCCCGACTCTACTGCGGGTGCCGAAAGCAGCCCCCGTTTATGCTCTCTAAGGATTTCCCCCCTGCCTGACTGCGAGGGGGTGAGCACACTCAGCTTGCAAGGTCCCAGCATCTCCCCTGCACCTGGCCCACCTCCCCGTCCAGTCTCTTCTCAGACCTTGGCTCACTTTGAGGTGCACGGTAGGTGCTCAAGCAGTAAGGTTTCGTAGTGTTCCCATTTGTGAGAGAaccttccccttccccatcctCTACCATCCTCTCAAGGGCCACCACCCTGAACTTGGTAAAGAGGTTCTTTCTTCCCTGCCAGAAGGGATGAGGAAAATAGGGTGGGACGAGGAGAGGGATGGGAAAAGGGGAGAGCTGTCCGAGGCCTCAGGGACAGCCGCTATCCTGGAAGACTCGGAGCTGGAACCCAGGCCATCCAGTCCTCCTTCCAACCCACCCTGCGCCCCGGGGCTCCCACTCACGAGGATGAGCCCTCCAGCTTGCCATAGAGCCAGCCGTTCTGGGCTTCGGGCACCAGCACCTCCACGACGTCTCCGGCCGAGAAGCGCAGCAGCGTGTGGTTGGCGCCCTCCGAGTGCGAGACCAGGGCGCGGACTCTCCGGGCACCACCGCCGCCGCCCCCACCGACCCCACCGCCCGGGCGCTCGCCGAAGGAGTTGGAGCGCGAGCGCTGGGTGCTGCTGCTGTAGAGCGAGGCTGCCGGAGGGGCGGGAGAGCGCCGCGCCACGTGGGTGGGAAGTCCTCCCTGGCGTCTACCCTCGATCCCTCCTGCTGCAGCGCAACCTCAGTTCCTCTTCCCGGCCCCAGGTCCCCAGCCCGGGACCCCGGCCCTCCCTCTGCGCTCCGGGGGCTACTCACAGGCGGACGGCGTCCGGGGCAGGGACCGGCGGTGGTCTGGCTCCAGCTGGGACGCGGACCTCGCCTCGGCGGGCTCGGGGCCGTAGGAGCCGGAGCCGTGCCGGCTGCGGGGGGAGCCGAACTCTCCCAGGGCCCTCTGGGGCTGCGAGGGGAGAcgggcaggggagggtggggcggggaggggcggggccgcggcGCCCTagtccagcccccacccccaggcccaggcGTCGGCGGCGTAGGGGTTGTCGGGCCGCCGGCCGAGCCACCACGGGGGCGCGGAGGCCGCGCCGGGGCGGAAGGAGCGGCGGAGGGGCGCTGCGTAGAGCGGCCCCCTCGGGGGCGGGAGGAGGCTCCAGGCGGCGGGCCTCGGGCCCCAGGGTCCCGCGGAGGGtgccgggggcggcgggggcgcgaacggcggcggcgggggcgcccAGGGCCTCACCATGTCCAGGCGGGTGGGCGTCAGGCGGCCCGAGGGGTAGGGCGGCCCCAGCACGGGGCCCAGCAGGCCCGGGGAGTGGGCGCGCGACGGGCTGCGGCTGGCCTCCGACTGCTCCTTCCACAGCAGCACGCGGTTCTGGAGCATCCCCCGGGCCTGGTCAAGGGGGGACGCGAGGGTCAGCGAGGTCTGAGCAGCCAGCCCCCAGACCGCCCAGGGGACCGAAGAGTGGCACCCTCGACCTGGAAACTCGGGCCCTGCAAGCTGAGGGTGGCCGGGATTTCTAGCtggaaggaaccagagatcgcCGTGGTCCCTTTGGGGTCACACACCGTCCAGGCCTCCCGGTCCTTTGTCGAAGGCTCTTCAGTTTTCCTGGAGGAGCCTCCCCTGGCCCCTCTCTCAGTCTGTGTGCGTTGAGTGGGGCTCCGCCTCGATCTGATCCCGGGGTAGGGGTACAATACAGGTTTGACCACTTAGGTTGcaccaagacttccctggtggctcagacggtaaagtgtctgcctacaatgcgggagacccaggttccatccctgggttgggaagatcccctggagaatatggcaccccaccccagtattcttgcctggaaaatcccatggaccagaggagcctggtaggctacagtccacggggtcgcaaacagtcggacacaactgagcgacttcactttcacttcatcctCCTGGCTACAGAGATGGAGTCAGGGATGGGTACCTACCCAAAAACTGTGCCCGAACAACCAGTCCCAGGACTTGCCCTGGAATAATCTGGCAAATTTTATTCTCTCACCTCATGGAGTTTGCTAGATATCAAGAGAGGGTGAAGGCAGAGGAAACTTCAGCTAAGCAACGGAGAGGGGCAAATTTCTGATGACAGCTAGTGTACTCTTGGATCCAACTATACCTGAAAGGCTTGAACTTCCCAGTGACTAATAAACACTTTTGTG encodes:
- the BAIAP2L2 gene encoding brain-specific angiogenesis inhibitor 1-associated protein 2-like protein 2 produces the protein MAPEMDQFYRSTMAIYKSILEQFNPALENLVYLGNNYLRAFHALSEAAEVYFNAIQKIGEQALQSSTSQILGEILVQMSDTQRHLNSDLEVVVQTFHGDLLQHIEKNTKLDMQFIRDSRQHYEMEYRHRAASLEKSMSQLWRMERKRDKNAREMKESVNRLHAQMQAFVSESQRAAELEEKRRYRFLAEKHLLLSNTFLQFFGRARGMLQNRVLLWKEQSEASRSPSRAHSPGLLGPVLGPPYPSGRLTPTRLDMPQRALGEFGSPRSRHGSGSYGPEPAEARSASQLEPDHRRSLPRTPSASSLYSSSTQRSRSNSFGERPGGGVGGGGGGGARRVRALVSHSEGANHTLLRFSAGDVVEVLVPEAQNGWLYGKLEGSSSSGWFPEAYVKPLEELPMNPMNPLNPVTSMNPRSPVNELPSRSYPLRGSHSLDDLLDRPGNSTASSDYWDGQSRSRTPSRVPSRTPSPAPTPLSSSRRSSVGSMGVASDAKKLASWEQQPPELFPRGTNPFATVKLRPTVTNDRSAPLIR